atatatgtatagatAATTAAATTGGTTTGGGCTTGAGTTTATAACAACATTTTTGTAGTGACGCGTATTATTAGAATCAAAATCAAACTCAAAACTTTGGACTCACTGGGGAAGGTGTTATAGAACcagaaaattaatataagaaatatAAGCCATGTGAATTATTAGGGGCTTAAAAAATTCCGACTAACGGAATAAGGCACCGaccaatatatatgtaaaacaaaaataaataaataaaaaagatttgCGACCAACTGAGCAGTTCCTACATCACTTTCGTTGGCCAACCCTAGCATGTATATAAAGGCATCCATTCATCCATGTTTCTCACAACTAATTGTTCTTAATCTCTTTGTTTATTTGTCATGGGAGAAAACCAGTCACCATTAAAATGGGAAGGCAAAACCTCTAGAGAGCTCAAGGGCCATGCAGCAGAACAAGTTTGGCCTCTCTGGGCTGATTTTTGTAACTTTCACAAATGGTTGCCAGTCCTTGACGCATGTTACCTAGTTGACGGAGTCCCCAGCCAGCCAGGTGTGACCCGGTACTCAGCCGCTCCTCTCCCATATCCGGACGACGGGACGACCATCAAGTGGGCCAAAGAAAAGCTCCTCATGATTGATCCAATTAACCATTGTTTAAGCTATGAGATAACTGAAAACAACTTCGGGTTCAAGTCGTACGTTGCAACCGTGCAATTAGTCCCAATCAACGATGAAGATGGCAGAACCGGGTGCATAATCGAATGGTCATTCGTTAGTGATCTGGTTCAGGGATGGAAATATGAAGATCTTCAAGCTGTTTAGCGAAGAATATGGAAAATGATCTTCTATCTTCTACCTCTAGGTGAATGTTGAATTGGTCTTCATGCAAGTTGATATTATTGTATCACACTATAGGAAGTTATACAAAGTAATAAGTTGGCGTTATTGTATTATGACATATCACACTATAAGGaagttataaaaagaaaaaaaaaagttacgtTGACATTATTGTAGTTGTATCATGCTACATGaaagttataaaaaaaggtaaaattaAATTGATGTTATTGTATTATATTGTACCACATTGGCACAttattcgaaaattaaaaaaaaaaattaaattgacgttattatattatattgtatGACACTATACGAAAGTGATAAAAAGAGTAAAATTAAATTGATGTTATTGTATTATATTGTATGACACTACACTAAaaaggtaaattaatttaacattatTGTATTATGCTGTATTACATGCGGAAGttataaaaaattagaattaataaacaataaaattttccactacCGGGATTCAAACCCGGGTGTGAAACAAAGCTCAATCAAATTTTCTGGGCTACAACCGATTTCTAATTATTAGAagaattaaaatgttatttaaaggCTAGGAGAACACATTGCGATTTATGATCAATTTTAGCTTCCTGTCGACTAAGACTGTGGACTAGAAATGGGTTttggaattttcaaattttaaacactttGTTTGGGAAATATCAGAGAGGGACCTAGAAGACACGTGATTGGATTATGAGATTATAATGGGGGGTTTTACTATAACAAAAACACACCCCGACAAAACCCACCTCTGAGCAGTcacttgtttatgtatttttGGGCAAGTTGAAACATAAAATGAATTATAAGGGACAAATTCGTGAcacaatatttttaaataatttttagcACATGTTTTTGTAGGACTTGCTTAGTAATGTATTTTAACTATCTTAATTGtctgattttttaattttcattcaaaGATTATGTCTActaaaaatcatcaaatctgAAATTAGATGACTATTGGATTAAGTGTTGAGGGTTTGTTCGAAGAACCCTACAATACCTTTAAGATCCACCACCAATTCAAATCGTTAAAATCCAGTACGATGTGAGTCTCACAAAAATTTGTGtcgaaatttatataaaaatgtaGTGTCATAAAACTGCCTGTATATATCCATATTGACAATGTAAACCATTAATCTAAggtgaatgaggatcctctttgtgaggattccgggTATCCTCCAATCGtatccgtttatcgtatattaaGCGTTAAAaaatcattgtaattttttttatttaaaattaaatataaacagtgtCTGACGAAAACTGATCGCATGATGTATGATAAATATACACGATTGGAGGATCTTGACGGTTTATGATGATGGGGAGCTCCTCCACTTAATTGCAAGGGAAGGAATAGAAAACTTCGCAAAACCCGAACAAAAAAACACTGGTATTCTCTGATTCCCTAACACAAAAGCCAACCGCTACAGAGAAGAAACCGTAAGAAAGAATCCACCATCGCGGACCCAAGTCTATGGCCTTGACTAGGCAGCATTCCTTCTTGaccctttctcttcttttttttcattctgTTTTTAGTAGGATCACTCTCTCGTTTTGTCAAGGaaagtttttgtgattttggttgTGGTCACTCTCTTCATTTAAGGACTAGAACTTTTGCAACAGTTATGACTTACTGCTTAACTCTAAATCTTAAAGCAACAATTGTTGTTAAAATTTGAGGTGGTAATTTTGTAGTTTGTGCGCTTGTCAAGGATTATGCGGAGGAAACTCGACGCTTGTTACAGATTACTCATAATAGGTTTTTGCCGATGATTGCAAGATCATTAATAGGTGGTGTTGTCTTTCCCTCATGGGGCGTTGTTGCGGTTTGAGGGATTCACAACCATGTTTTCTTGTCATTGCATAGACTTCAGGTGATGGTACAACAATTATCTTGTTTGTCTTGATAGTGTTGGGTCCGTCTTGTAAAGCTTAGGCCTTGTGAGCTTATCTTTTTTGTTGGTTTAGGCATAGATTCGTCGTTGAGGAATCATaccttaaagagtttattttgtgctttgtcattttttttttagtggttTGTTGTTTGTTCTTTGGGCAAAGGATTATGAGGACATCTTCGTGATGTCTTATAGCAACGCTTCTTGGCAAAGGACCGTCGTCTTTTGCAAGTCCATTAGAAAGTGATGCAAAGTTTTATCCTCGTGAATGTATCTTATTATTTGGTTCGATGTTGTTGTGTGgattatattttgtattaattgttctattgcatttgtaatcatataattatattttgggcaaaagactgtttactaccatcatgtttcgtggttttcaacatttagtacatcaatttttttcgtcccaaagtcatacctaaagtgtaaattttgggacagtctcatacatccgttagtcaaactattaaatttgccgttaactgtgacgtggcggcCATGTGGCCAATGACTAGGCACCCCGTGTCATCCAcgtggaaatttaaaaaatatatatataatatatatatatatatatatattataaaatttaaaaaaaaaaaaaaccgaatctgggcagattcggaagaagaagaagaaggagaaggagaaggaagaagaaggaagaaggagaaggaaggaggatgaagaaggaggaagaagaaaaaagaagaaaaaaactgggcagattcgaagaagaaaaagaagaagaagaagaagaaggagaaggaagaaggaggaagaagaaaaaaaaaaaaactgggcagattcgaagaagaggaagaagaaggaagaagaagaagaagaaggagaaggaaggaggaagaagaaaaaaaaaactgggcagattcgaagaagaagaagaagaaggaggaagaagaaggaagaaaaaaaagaaaaaaaaaagggcagattcagaagaaggagaaggaagaaggaagaaggaagaagaagaaggaaagaggaagaagaaagaaaaaaagaaagaaaaaaaaaaacgaatctgcTACCTAGAtttagaggaagaagaaggaagaagaagaagaaggaaaaggaaggagggaagaagaaaaaaaaaacaaagtttttttttaaaatttatttatttattattttataatatatattttttattttatttttaaatttccacgtggatgacacgtggtgcccagtTATTGTCCACATGGTGCCACGTCACTGTTAACggcagacttaacagtttgactaacggatgtatgagactgtcccaaaatttacacttgaggtatgactctgggacgaaaaaaacttgatgtactaaattgtgaacacggaaaattcctgaaacgaaagagacaagaaaacgacgtgcacaaacaaatattatgtattgatgattttgggttacaatctctctcaaatttgatcatctgattcgatctccgtaaggtgttgatttatgggtgtttcgttgatccaaggggccgttgggcttgatctaaggatgaacgtttcTTCAATGGctgtggacttgatcttgaaggtggatttgagcggatcttcaaatgggcttttgggcttgatctttgaagaacagtgatgaacggatctccaagggcttttgggcttgatcttgaagaacagtgatgaacgggtcttcaagggcttttgggcttgatcttgaagaacggttggatgtatggatttgtcgacgttcgttgatccaaagggtcgttggggcttgatcttggatgaacggatgatgaacgatggtgctttcttcaagggccgtcggcgtcggggcttgatcttgaattggtggatggttgatccaagggccgtcggggcttgatcttggaagaacgatgaacgaagaacgaagaacactttcttcaagggccgtcggggcttgatcttgaattggtggatgattgttgatccaaagggtcgttggggcttgatcttggaagaacgatgaacgaagaacgaagaacactttcttcaagggccgtcggggcttgatcttgaattggtggatgattgttgatcaaAAGGGCCGTTGgtgcttgatcttggaagaacgatgaacgaagaacgaagaaagctttcttgattcttcgggaacctggatgcttgagagcttcggagtttcagagcttcagagcttcaaggtgtaatatcaaTTGGTccctttaaatgaatgaaatgggcttgtacttatagaattttccaatgcctaattttgaatataatatcccagatgaaataagtcgtttctgccaggtgttgacacgtgtcctatttgatgacttttccaactcatttcaattttcgttgagtcacacgctacgtgtaaaatttatgtaatacatgagcgttgacactttgatttatcggtcaacatttatttacgaaatttcgatgtctacataaATGTTAAAAACTACGAAAcataagggtagtaaacagtcttttacccttatATTTTTTATCGATGATATTTCTCTTCTATTTAATCAATAAAATGTTTATAAGCTTAAAAAGTACCGCTAGGTTCTCTGGTAGGCACGAATTCATGTCCCTTGGGTAATCTGTCCAATTATACTCAAGTTCTGGGGATTATGACCAatgtttttgaaagaaaaaatatgCATGAAGTTGTTTCTGGTACACAATTTTGAAAGCAAATAGaacaattcaattaaaaaaTAGGCAACATTGCAATCTGACAGAGCAGCCTCACCACAATCAGGAAAGGGAGCCTCTCGGATACCTTCCACCAAGTCCATCAAGTCAATCAATCCGAATTCTTGAAGTTTGATCTAACATCTACAATCAGGAGGCtcatttaaaagttataatgaTTTTAGCGATTAGATCAAAATTCATGGGTCCAGATTTGTAGACTTAGTGGAAGGGATCCGTAGAGGATACCTTTCCCCACAATGATTTTGGCGTCTCTGTTTGATGTTAGTGTTGTCCCGAAACAGTGTTGTAGTAGACGACAGTTTAAGAAcctttcgtgattactcaactAATTAACATATCGAACAATTACGGGTAAATCAATGGTTGGAGACAAATTTCAAGTTTGTACTTCGCATGGAACGTCATGAATTGCGACATTAGTGAATCACACAATTTTAGCCAATAAGAGACTTAACAATCTCTAGGAGCCTTCTTTTAACTCCCGAAAAAATAAATTCCTGTCATGAAGTCACCAGAGATCCCCCtttttatataagaaaaatCTAATTAACACGTCGGACAAAATTAGCTCCGCACTTGGCCGTCAAGAAATAATTGACGAGGAAACAAAGAATCTCACATGACTCGTTCTTTAACCTttccacaaatatatatgaactaATAAAAGCGAACAATCTTTTCACCTTCTCCTTTTCAATTCTCTCTGTTTCTTTCTtatggaagaagaaaaatatcagaCGCAGTCCAAATGGCAAGGCAAAGCCTCCGCCGAGCTAAAACGCATGTCGCCGGAACGAGCCTGACCGGCCCTGGCCAATTTCTGCAACCTACACAAGTGGTTCCCCACGGTTTCCGCGTGTCGCCAAGTGGAGGGCGTCCCTGGCCAGCCGGATCTGTTCCGGTACTGCGCAAGTGCACCTGTTGATAATGATGAGTCCACCATCAAGTGGTCTGAAGAGAAGTTGTTGACCATTGATCCGATCCAACGGCGCTTGAGCTACGAGGTCACGGAGAGCAATCTCGGGTTTAAGTCGTACGTTGCAAGAAAGCAATTAGTTGCGATGGACAGCGGAGATGGGTGCAGGATCGAGTGGTCGTTTGTTAGCGATCCGATCGAAGGGTGGGGACTGGATGATTTTCTTTCCTACCTTGATTCTTCTGTTCAATTGATAGGAAAGACGA
Above is a window of Malus sylvestris chromosome 15, drMalSylv7.2, whole genome shotgun sequence DNA encoding:
- the LOC126605436 gene encoding lachrymatory-factor synthase-like; amino-acid sequence: MGENQSPLKWEGKTSRELKGHAAEQVWPLWADFCNFHKWLPVLDACYLVDGVPSQPGVTRYSAAPLPYPDDGTTIKWAKEKLLMIDPINHCLSYEITENNFGFKSYVATVQLVPINDEDGRTGCIIEWSFVSDLVQGWKYEDLQAV